A genomic window from Candidatus Kouleothrix ribensis includes:
- a CDS encoding AAA family ATPase, whose amino-acid sequence MPTRDNVHPIGDADLDAHRDDAEFRMQNVPMRGVSYDLLAELRKLPGVGGYLLSEPVNQVLHAIRRGLCLYYELYEELSAKIDPRQAGFLGSFALFGMGAFVAHRLPMPEGEGLASFPRPSGQFFKVGLGPDDDLKSVLSFYLKAVTQTAPDNTPIVETAADLVNLTRDYFLAARDQMIAEAEALPAALLAQVEGAPFRIGDLELRGFAVSEQGQAAKAEFTPVLPEQIVGNSSAKRALIRYVDRLALYDAERGFNPVLELGGLPSTVLFDGFPGTGKSSLFRMAMTRMTMRSEQVGLPARFVSIDPSIKDEYYGKTAKLLTEKLALARDPAALTLLFFDDIDLLLLARGDPGMGGSDKDVLNLTMQFLDGAFTTHNGNAQTYAATNEPTATDSALRQRFHHREQIGGPEDWDDYAALIGIKLSRQIKHGLVQVSGDLPTPQVAAQSNGATAPRFSLPNPFAARKSMSWRELGELCAEFKRKNPRFTGRPIESVTQKLLAESADFDLPEQWFADPAVFLQQSYDAKVALVKSLYRPITGEMIAAELEQYFSSEQRYADDARIQRAERLATELEAQIAARDLLARKDAGA is encoded by the coding sequence GTGCCCACCCGCGATAATGTCCACCCGATCGGCGACGCCGACCTCGACGCGCACCGCGACGACGCCGAGTTCCGCATGCAGAACGTGCCTATGCGCGGCGTCTCGTACGATCTGCTGGCCGAGCTACGCAAGCTGCCGGGCGTGGGCGGCTACCTGCTCAGCGAGCCGGTCAACCAGGTGCTGCACGCTATCCGGCGCGGCCTGTGCCTGTACTACGAGCTCTACGAGGAGCTGAGCGCCAAGATCGATCCACGTCAGGCCGGCTTCCTGGGTAGCTTCGCGCTATTCGGCATGGGTGCATTTGTGGCCCATCGCCTGCCTATGCCCGAGGGCGAGGGGCTGGCGTCGTTCCCCCGGCCATCCGGCCAGTTTTTCAAGGTTGGCCTTGGCCCCGACGACGACCTAAAGAGCGTGCTGTCGTTCTACCTGAAGGCGGTGACCCAGACCGCGCCCGATAATACGCCGATCGTCGAGACTGCCGCCGACCTGGTGAACCTGACGCGCGACTACTTCCTGGCCGCGCGCGACCAGATGATCGCTGAGGCCGAGGCATTGCCGGCCGCGCTGCTGGCCCAGGTCGAGGGCGCGCCGTTCCGCATCGGCGATCTCGAGCTGCGCGGCTTCGCGGTGTCTGAGCAGGGCCAGGCGGCCAAGGCCGAGTTTACGCCGGTGCTGCCCGAGCAGATCGTCGGCAATAGCTCGGCCAAGCGCGCGCTGATCCGCTACGTCGACCGGCTGGCGCTCTACGATGCCGAGCGCGGCTTCAACCCGGTGCTCGAGCTGGGTGGCCTGCCCAGCACCGTGCTGTTCGACGGCTTCCCCGGCACCGGCAAGAGCTCGCTATTCCGCATGGCCATGACCCGCATGACCATGCGCAGCGAGCAGGTCGGCTTGCCGGCACGCTTTGTGTCGATCGACCCGAGCATCAAAGACGAGTACTACGGCAAGACCGCCAAGCTGCTGACTGAGAAGCTGGCGCTGGCGCGCGACCCGGCCGCGCTGACGCTGCTGTTCTTCGACGATATCGACCTGCTGCTGCTCGCGCGCGGCGACCCTGGCATGGGCGGCTCGGACAAGGATGTGCTGAACCTGACCATGCAGTTCCTCGATGGCGCGTTTACCACGCATAACGGCAACGCCCAGACCTATGCCGCGACGAACGAGCCGACTGCGACCGACTCGGCGCTGCGCCAGCGCTTCCACCACCGCGAGCAGATCGGCGGCCCCGAGGACTGGGACGACTACGCCGCGCTGATCGGGATCAAGCTGAGCCGGCAGATCAAGCACGGCCTGGTGCAGGTGTCTGGCGATCTGCCGACCCCGCAGGTCGCTGCGCAGTCGAACGGTGCGACCGCGCCGCGCTTCAGCTTGCCGAACCCCTTTGCGGCCAGAAAGAGTATGAGCTGGCGCGAGCTGGGCGAGCTGTGCGCCGAGTTCAAGCGCAAAAATCCGCGCTTCACGGGCCGGCCGATCGAGAGCGTGACCCAGAAACTGCTGGCCGAGAGCGCCGACTTCGACCTGCCCGAGCAGTGGTTTGCCGACCCGGCTGTGTTTCTGCAGCAGAGCTACGACGCCAAGGTGGCGCTGGTCAAGTCGCTGTACCGGCCGATCACTGGCGAGATGATCGCCGCCGAGCTCGAGCAGTATTTCAGCTCCGAGCAGCGCTATGCCGATGATGCGCGCATCCAGCGCGCCGAACGGCTGGCGACCGAACTCGAGGCCCAGATCGCCGCGCGCGACCTGCTGGCCCGCAAAGACGCCGGCGCGTAA
- a CDS encoding AP2 domain-containing protein, which yields MYRDGSFVQWEEAGVTLPNGKRSGPSFVLWVPAPANLADPAATVEPPAQPARRLRRGKTTRHKGVTRIDHPAKRTFGYMVRVAWKGQIHHKFFSDKRCGDRLAALDAAVQWRDMTEIEIGKPRTERMVFGKPGGNNPVVGVSRRHENHTDYYEATWLNTEGRAQRTRFSIAKHGERKALRLAIAARQRNERIRYRTPRD from the coding sequence ATGTATCGCGATGGTTCATTTGTACAGTGGGAGGAAGCGGGGGTAACGCTACCTAACGGCAAGCGCTCAGGCCCAAGCTTTGTGCTGTGGGTACCTGCACCTGCCAACCTGGCCGATCCCGCCGCTACGGTCGAGCCGCCGGCCCAGCCGGCCCGCAGGCTGCGGCGCGGCAAGACCACCCGGCACAAAGGGGTGACGCGGATCGATCACCCGGCCAAGCGTACGTTCGGGTATATGGTGCGGGTAGCCTGGAAAGGCCAGATCCACCATAAGTTCTTCTCCGACAAGCGCTGCGGCGACCGGCTGGCCGCGCTGGATGCGGCAGTCCAGTGGCGCGATATGACCGAGATCGAGATCGGCAAACCACGCACCGAGCGCATGGTCTTTGGCAAGCCCGGCGGCAACAACCCGGTGGTGGGTGTATCGCGCCGGCACGAGAACCACACCGACTATTACGAGGCGACCTGGCTTAACACCGAGGGCCGCGCGCAGCGCACGCGCTTCTCGATCGCCAAGCACGGCGAGCGCAAGGCTCTGCGGCTAGCCATTGCCGCACGGCAGCGCAACGAGCGCATTCGCTATCGCACGCCGCGCGACTAA
- a CDS encoding HlyC/CorC family transporter: MDLSGLFDTSLRLAGVLVLVALNGFFVAAEFALVGSRRTRLEQMASEGNAAAALGRRMQGDLDRYIAAAQLGITLASLALGWIGESTIAELLDPPIEALIVWLLGNLAVAESMALTISHAVGIAVSFFVITSLHIVLGEQAPKVFAIRAPEQTALFIVRPLALFNRIFGLVIRFLDWATEAVLRAFGIHESGGHTKVHSADELRLLVEESGEAGVLDQDEQEMLINVFAFADRPAYQAMLPRTEVVTIDHDATIRQFLDRFAETGHTRFPVLGPGGVDDVKGLISAKDLLVALSNGSVGLDEPIESLVRPAFFTPESKRIGDLMQELRAKHIRMAILIDEYGGMAGVVTLEDLVEEIVGELDDEIEHDDSGLRTIDAQTSVVEGQVRVEDVNEELDLNIPAGDYETLAGFLLARMGRLPSNGDTLIYNGTRLTVLEMQGPRIKRIEIKRAP; encoded by the coding sequence ATGGATCTATCGGGACTGTTTGATACGAGCCTACGCCTGGCCGGCGTGCTGGTGCTGGTTGCGCTGAACGGCTTCTTTGTCGCCGCCGAGTTCGCGCTGGTCGGCTCGCGGCGCACGCGGCTCGAGCAGATGGCCAGCGAAGGCAACGCGGCGGCTGCGCTTGGCCGGCGCATGCAGGGCGACCTCGATCGCTATATCGCGGCCGCGCAGCTCGGTATCACGCTCGCCAGCCTCGCACTCGGCTGGATCGGCGAGAGCACGATCGCCGAGCTGCTCGACCCACCAATCGAGGCGCTGATCGTCTGGCTGCTTGGCAACCTCGCGGTGGCCGAGAGCATGGCGCTGACGATTAGCCACGCGGTTGGCATCGCCGTGTCGTTCTTCGTGATCACCTCGCTGCATATCGTGCTCGGCGAGCAGGCGCCCAAGGTGTTTGCGATCCGCGCGCCCGAGCAGACCGCGCTGTTCATTGTGCGGCCGCTGGCGCTGTTCAACCGCATCTTCGGCCTGGTGATCCGCTTCCTCGATTGGGCGACCGAGGCGGTGCTCCGCGCGTTCGGCATCCACGAGAGCGGCGGCCACACCAAGGTTCATTCGGCCGACGAGCTGCGCCTGCTGGTGGAAGAGAGCGGCGAGGCCGGCGTGCTCGATCAAGACGAGCAGGAGATGCTGATCAATGTGTTCGCCTTCGCCGACCGCCCGGCCTACCAGGCTATGCTGCCACGCACCGAGGTGGTGACGATCGACCACGACGCGACGATCCGCCAGTTCCTCGATCGCTTTGCCGAGACCGGCCACACGCGCTTTCCGGTGCTGGGGCCTGGCGGCGTCGATGATGTGAAGGGCCTGATCTCGGCCAAGGATCTGCTGGTGGCGCTGAGCAATGGCTCGGTCGGCCTCGACGAGCCGATTGAGTCGCTGGTGCGCCCGGCCTTCTTCACGCCCGAGAGCAAGCGCATCGGCGATCTGATGCAGGAGCTGCGCGCGAAGCATATTCGCATGGCCATCCTGATCGATGAGTATGGCGGCATGGCTGGCGTTGTGACGCTGGAGGATCTGGTTGAGGAGATCGTGGGCGAGCTCGACGATGAGATCGAGCACGACGACAGCGGCCTGCGCACGATCGACGCGCAGACGAGCGTAGTCGAGGGGCAGGTGCGCGTCGAGGACGTGAACGAGGAGCTTGATCTGAATATTCCAGCCGGCGACTACGAGACACTGGCCGGGTTTCTGCTGGCGCGTATGGGCCGGCTGCCATCAAACGGCGACACGCTGATCTACAACGGCACGCGCCTGACCGTGCTCGAGATGCAGGGGCCACGGATCAAGCGGATCGAGATCAAGCGCGCCCCGTAG